The Pan paniscus chromosome 21, NHGRI_mPanPan1-v2.0_pri, whole genome shotgun sequence region CCTGTGCAGCAGGTGGCCCCCAGCCGCACTCACTTTTAACCATGCCCTTGACAGCATCCAGCACAAATGTGATGGAAATGAAGAGGGCAATGATCTCCTCCGTCGACCTGCCAGGAGGCCATGAGCCTCATCAGAGTGGGTGTGGTcagggggcaggtgggggaggccTCCCTGAGCCCCTGCACAGTCCCCTGCCTCCCCCTGCCAGGAAGAAGGCCAGCGCCCCAGGCCTTGCCTGAGCCCACCCCAGCCCCTTGGGGCAGCAATATGGTGGGGGCACCCCCACCACCCTGGGGTTACAGGGGGCTGAACCAGATCCCAAGCCTTGAGGGTCCCAGCAGCTCACGGAAGGGCCAGTCACCTCTTGAAGAGACTCATGACCAGGCTGAGGTTGAAAAAGGCATAAAGCGCAAGGAAGAAACTATTCCACAGGCCCGTCCATGCGTAGAAGGAGTTGAAGTCCAGGTCATAGTCATCACAGATGACACGAATCACTGCAGGCAGGGGGCAGGGCGGGGCAGGGCGGGTCAGGGCCCAGCAGGAACCAGGGGTCTCAGGCACcatctcccgcctcagcccccactGCACCCTGGATGTAGAGCGCCAGGGGCGCGGTGGTCAGCAGAATCACCAATGGCTGCCCAGAGAAGAGCGCGTAGAGCAGGCCCCCGATGCTCTGCCCGGCTATGGTCTTCTGCACGTCTGTGGGGGTGCGGAGGTCAGGTGGGCGCCACAGCCCAGGGCCCTGCCCAGCATACGCCTGCCCACCGCCCACCGCCAGCCCCTCACCGATGGCCCCGTCTGTGTTCTCGTCATTGAGAGACCCGAAAGCGATGGTGGGCAGGAGGCAGGCGAAGTAGAGGAACAGGGTGGTGGTGATGTATTTGCCCACAGCCTTGTTTTTCCCAATAATGCCTAGGAATGGGGGATGGGAGAGAGGGTTTGCTGGGGATGCAGGACAGGCACACGTGCGGGCCCAAGGCCTGGAAAGCAGAGGCCCAGATGGGCCACGAGGCCACGTACCATCAGTGAAGTCCAAGGGGTACAAGGGGAACCTGCGTGCGATGTCCTCCCGGATGCCCTTCCCAAAAGGGACAAAGTCCTTGCACTTTGGGGGCTGGAGGAGAGGACAGAGCGCCTGTTAGTCCTGTCCGGCCCATGCCCCCGCCGACCCTGCCGGCCCCCGCCGGCCTCTACCCTGTACCTCTGGGTGTCTGTGGGCAGGGAGGGAGACTGTGCCGCGTTCCTTCGTTCTCGGCGCCACTGGACCGTGGCTCACCATGGTGAGCAGCTGTCTCTGATGCACCAAGGCCTCCTTGAATTCCTCCTCTGTGCGGGTCTCCAGGAGCTTCTGGCGGAAGGCGATATCCGAGAACATGGTGGCAAACGTGCGTGCCACCTCCATCGCAGTCTTAGTGCTTTTCtaggggtggaggatgggagtcACCTCCACCACCCCTGTGGAACAGAGGAGGCCCCGCCCGGGCCGAGCAGGTGAAGGTGCTCTCCCCATGAACTGGCAGcaggttttttgtctgtttgttttttttgtttttttgagacagggtctcactgtcacccaggctgagtgcagtggcacactcacgGCTTAtcgtagcctcgacctcccaggctcaagtgattctcccacatcagtcccctgagtagctgggaccacaggcacgcaccaccatgccaggcaatttttaatttttaactttttgtagagacgaggtctcactatgttgaccaggctggtctcaaactcctggcctcaagcaatccatctgtctaggcctcccaaagtgctgggattacaggcacgagccactgtgcccagatgcTGGTAGCAGGTTTTATTCCACAAAGTTCAGGCATTAGTGTACTCTGCCATGATTTCAACCAGGTCAGCAGATCACCACAACTACCATCGatctatatttttgttataaactcACGATTTCTTATAAACTCAAGATACTACTTTTGTCCTAAGCAACAAAAGTCTGTGTAATCACAGATAATGAAACCACAGTGGAGAAAAATGTTTACCCAGCTACGTTTCCCCAGTGGTATTTGCACTGTCTGCTGGTTTGACTTTCAGAGAGGATCCGAGCCCATCAGGCACTCTCTCTCTGGCCTGGCCAAGGTGAAGCCCGTCCATGAACCAGGAACTCACGAACTCAGTGTCCAGCCCTCATCACAGCAACCTGCTCACCTAGGGGCAGTGTCTGCCCGTCTGTTGCTCAAAGCTATAGTCCCGGGGCACTGTGCATGTTTGCTTTAGAAGAGGCCCATGCCTGGtagggcatggcggctcacggcCATAATACCAACttttttgggaggctaaggcaggcagatcacttgaggtcaggagttcaagaccagcctggccaacatggtgaaaccccatctctactaaaaatacaagataattAGCTGGCTGTAGTTTTttggtggtggagggtgcctgcagtcccagctacttgggaggctgaggtgggagaatcgcttgaacctgggaggcagaggttgcagtgagctgagatcacacctcaacattccagcctgggtgacagagtgagaccctgtctcaaagataaataaataaaacaaacaaataaacaaatacaaaacccCAAAAGAACTAGTCCATGCTCCTGAGTAGGAGCCCAGTGTTGGGCTGGGGGATCTGCCTCAAGGCACCAGGCTTTAACTCAGCTCTGGGCTATTGCTCCTTCTGTGTGGGCACCCTGCTGGGGGCCACTCCTTCCAACCCAGGGGCTGCCCTTCCTCTCACACCAGCACAGTTGCATTTGTGGAGGTTCCCGCCATGTCTGAGATCCCTGAGAACCCCATTTGCACACAGAAGGCCAGGGGCAGAAGCACAAGAAGCTAAGGGAAGCTGAAGCTGAAGGCCCTGCCAAGGCCTTGGGAGGGGTCCTGGCAATCATCTGTTGAGACTTGTTAAATCCTTTTCCTTAAAAGACTCCCGAAATTGTATCAGTTCCGGCTCCCACCAAAAGCACGGTGTCCCGGCCAGGGGGTGTGTGGCCCAGGAAGGAGCAGGGACCCTTAGCCAGCAAATCACAAAGTCAGCCAAGTCAAAGAAGGGCTGACGGGCGGGCAGGCCAAAGGAAGGCCGCGTGTTTGAATAAGGATCGTGGTCAAAAGCATTTCCTTTCAGTCAAGGAAATACGAACTTTTCGGCAACCCCTGGGGAAATGAGGACTTGCCGGGCCTAGCAACATGTTTCTGACACACCCACGGGGCCGAGGTGAAGGGGAGGGTGAGGACCAGGCCTTCAGAGGCCAGGACATGTGGGAGGGGACCCCAAGCAGAGGGCGGGTAACCTGGGGCCCTCCTTCTTCCCCAGGACACGGCACTACCCACTCACCATCTTGGGTGGGGCCAGCACCAGGATGACGAACCGAACCTCACAGGAATTCTCCCCCCAGTTCTGTGGGCGAACCAGGCGGCTGATGCACACGTGCCGCTTCTGTAGGGCCTTCATGGTACAGCTGGCAGGGGCGGGGAGGACACAGTGCACAGTTGCACCCCGCGGAGCTGGGGCTCCCCTACCCAGAACCCCCTCGACCTTGACCCCTGGTGACCTCTGCtagggagggaaaagaagagcaaatggGATGTTCCTTGGCAGTGCTCCAGCCCTCTTCTCCCAAGTTGGCTGGGCCGCCAGAGCCCCAGGACTCACAGGTGGGCTGGCCTCTGCAGGGCACAGGGGACACGGGACGCCCAGTTCCACTGCGACAAGAAGGGGGGGCCAAGTGGCCTGGCAACTCACATGATGCAGAGCCACGACTGCTGGTACCGCACCCCTGTCACTGTGGCGGTGACCCCTTGGATGGTGTCTGACAGCAGGTGGACTGAGGAAAGAGTGAGGGGGAGGGTGGTAGGTCAACAGCCCCTCCCAGCGCCCCCGCCCGGGCGGGGAGACCGGCCTCACCTTTACCCTGCATGGGTGCCCCGGCGTCGGTGAAGAGCATGGCCATGAGCAGGTCCAGGTTGCAGTTGGGCTCATTGTTGTCAGGGTCCTGGGCGAAGCGGCGAAGCATGGTCCGCAGCACATCATCCAGGGAGGTGGCCGTCTCGTTCAGGACGATGCTGGCCTGCGCCAGGAAGCCATCTAGGTCGCGGTGCGCACGGATCTCTTCCTTGAAGTTCTTTAACTTCAGGTACTGAGGGGACCCCAGGGACAGAACCACACGGGCCCACGTATGAGATGCTGTCACTGCCTGGTCCCTCCCTCCCAGCCAGCCGCAGCagtccagcccccagcccccagcccccagcccccagccctgggctggtGCGAGCTCCCTGTTGAGCTGCTCCTGGAGGCAGGGGAAGAGGGGAGCAGCAGGAGGATTCTCAGGGAAGCCATCACCTCAGCCCCCAGGTAGAGGCCCCAGGACCACCTGCAGGACAGGCCATTCACCTTTCGGGAGGTGTGCAGGAGCACACAGCCACCAGAAGTCGCTTCATTCTCTGCTGGAGAAAAGCGGGGAGGGCTCAGGGTGCCACCCTCTCCTCAGGTCTTTCTTAGTAAGGTGAGTCACACCTGCCCAGTCCCATGCCCTCCCCCAGTCTGCCCCTGCTGCAGCCCCCATACCAGAGTTGGTGGCCTGCATCTCAAGGTTGACATTGACAAAAAAACGGATACTCTCGCCAGACACGATGGAGGAATTGGCAGTGTCGAAGGCCTCATCGCCCAGGATCTCCTCTCGGGCTTCGAAGGTGTCATCTGTGTCACACTTGTAGTAGCCTAGAGACCCAGCTGCTACCAAGAGAGACCCCCAAGAGCAAGAGGGCCTGGCTGTTAAAGTGCCACACACAGGAAGGAGGGGCTCCAAGCCCAGGCAGCAGGGACCCCTGGACTGTCCCACTCTCGGGCCGTGGTGGGAGAGGCCATCCCATAGGCCAGGAAGGCAGCTTCTagtcctgccccagccccacacAGGACATGGCAGCTGCCACAGAGTGAGTCTCCAGCATTCCCTAGCCGCTGAGACCAGGACCCTGTGCAGCTCTGACCCTTCAGCGTGAGAAAAACATGTCCACTCCAGACACACTGGGGCAGGCACGGAGTGCAATAATGCAGATGAGACTGCCTGGCCCCTGCCCTCCCAAAGTAGGGAACACAGGGAAGGCAGAGAAGCTGCAGTATCCacgtgtgtctgtctctctctctctctctcacactcacacacacacacacacacacacacacacacacacacacacgctgccTTGTGGGCACAGGGTCTTAGAGCTCCGCCTCCCCAGGAGGGCAGGTGGGGAGAAGCATCGAGGCTGAGAGACCCAGGACAGGTATCAGACAAGGTCTAGGGAGCAGGAAAACCAGGGAAACAGAGCCAGGGGCTGACAGGGGAGAGGACCCCAAGGCTTCATGTCAGCCCTGCCCCCATCGTGCCCCTCTTCATGTCCTGGGGGCCCTGGGTAAGGGCACATGGAGAGTGAGGGTGTGTAATGGCACCTGTGGGATGTGGGACCCCAGAGGTGAGAGCCTGCTCCCCTTGGTCCTCAATTCCTGCAGCTGGCCAGCAGCACACCCCTCTTCCTACAGGAAGATTTCCTGGTAACATGCAAATATTCCTCTGCCCTGAGCCCTGCAGTGGCTCCCTGCAGCCTACAGATCACAGCCTGAGCCAGCCCTGCTCCCCCTGCCCTGACCACTGGCTCCTCAGGCCATCCGGTCAGCACCCTAGGCATGCAAGGTCCTGTCCTCCAAGCTGAGGGCTTCCCTCCCTGGAGGGCCTTTTTCAAGACTCACTTggaacctcctcctccaggaagtcctcctAGATCCCTGCCTCACCCCTGGCCACTGGCAGCCCTTCCTGTCTTGTGGGTCCCCTAAGGTTCCTCACTTGTAGGTACTCCCAGGAAAGGGGCCCTTGTAGCCCAGACCCCACTGATGCCTGACAGACACCTGTGCAGAAACAAGGATGGGTCAGCAGCACGCCTGCACCTGCCAGGGAGTGACTCACCCTGACTCACTTCTACTCCCGCCGCCAGTTTCCTTGGCACATCCCAGGCCCTGTTCCCCCGGTGTCCTGAGTTTAGCCTGGGCCCCTTCTGGGTAGGAAGCCCTAGTGCCTCCTGCATCAAAGTCCCCAGGGACTGGTGACCCCCAGGCCCAGGCCTGCACTACCTCCAGAGCCCAGAGAAGAAATATTAGGTCAAAAGACATCCttgcctttgggaggccaaggcaggcggatcacaaggtcaggagatcgagaccatcctggctaacaatggccaacatggtgaaaccccgtctctactaaaatacaaaaagaaattagccgggtgtggtggcgggcgcctgtagtcccagctactcgggaggctgaggcaggaggctggtgtgaacccaggaggcagagcttgcagtgagccgagatcacaccactgcactccagcctgggcgacagagcgagactcaaaacaaaacaaaacaaaacaaaagacgtCCTCACTGCTTTGGTTCTGGAGCTCATGATAAACTCCTTCCTCCCCGTGTCAGGCTTGCCTTGTTTAAACTGTCTGGTTCCCCTGGCCCGAACTTGTCCCAGCCTCCCCTCTGCCCCTCAACCAGCACCCACTAGTCCCCTCCACGGCCCTTCACACAGCCCCATTCTTCCCCCATTCTTCCCCTGATGCCCTCAGCTCTACCTTAGGCTTAGTGCTCAGGTCCCCTAGATTAAGGACCTGCCCAGCTGACACTACCAGGTTCCTGGGGGACTCCTACAATGCCAAGTCCTAGTCCCAGCCCCATACGTAACCTGCCCACCAGCAGCCTAGCACACAGAGCCCCATGTCCTGAGGGCCCTGGGTAAGGGCACATCAGCCCTGTGTCTACGCACTGCTCTACAAACAACCCTCGAATGGTCAGGTCACTCATGGGGCTAGGCACAGGACACAGCCTGAAGCCAGCCCAGAGACACGAGGAGGAAGACAGCTGGACTGGTACAAGCAGGGACAACAGGAAGGTGCCCGAGGGACTGCAGCACAGAGGCCTTATATTTCTTTAAAGAGACAACGACAGATATTCCCTCCAGGGCTGGGTGAGGACAGAGGGATAGGGGCATACAGAATTCTTGGCCCAAGGCTAGTCAGATAACAGGCCATTGTCACAGAAAACCTTGGGGAAGAATCCCAGAGGGTTCACCTGGTCCAAGTAGCCCAGGAGAAGGGGCAGCCTGCCCTCTCAGGTCCACGGGGGATCCGCCCATGTCTAGCTTCCTGAAGAGTGGAAGCCAAAAGCATTCCAGCACTAGAGTGGCCCAGATAGGCGACCAAAGCCACAGGACTCTGGTGGGTAGGCTATGCGCCCTGGAGGCTTTTGCCCGACAAGCTCTCtccgcacacacacactccccgaGGTACTCACTTGAATCCTCAAAGTATCCATTCTGCGACATGGTGGGAGAGTTTTCTGCAAGGGAAGCGGAAAGGTCACCAGCCCCATGGACCAAGCCCTGGACCTCCTGTGTGCACCTGTCTCCCCGCCCCCCGACCTGGCTGATTCCTTCACTCTTCCGAGGGATGCAACCCAGGCCGCCCTAGGGAGAAAGGGAAGCAGGGGACAGTGCTCGGGAGGGGGCCCCATAGCAGGGGAAGCCAGCCTTAATCTCAGAAATTCAATTGCTTAGCCCATCTGCTAGGGGCTGCCCAGGCGTGCCAGAGGCGAGGAGGAGAGACGTTCTAGGGATGTCTTCCCACCGagttagtaccagtaccatgttcgCTAACCCAGCTTTTCCTGAGAAAACCCTGCCCCGCTGCAGCGGGAGGAAGGGACCGGACCCGAGCGggcctctccccctctctcctccgATGCCAAGGCGGGGGATCTCTCTGCACATCCCTCTTCTCACTCTCAGACCGGTCCTGGGGGCCATAAACGCCCATTGCAGGCGCAGTTCCCCCGACCCCCGTCACGCGCCCCGGGTCACACGGGGGCCGACAGGCAACGGTCTCCAGTCCTGGGACCGCGTCCCGGCCGCCTGGAAGGCAGAGCCGTTGGTCCAAAAGGGAGAACAATTGGGGGTGGGAGGAGTATCTGAGGGACACATGGGTCGGGGGAGGCTGCGCCCTCCCTGGGCCGGTCCCCGGATGGTCCCGGCTGTTTGTGCCTCGCTGTCGGAGGAAGGAAGCGACAGGAGGGGCCGCGTGCACGAGAGGAAAGCGCCTCCAGACTCGGAGACCCCGGGGGTCGGGGCGCAGGATGTGAATGTAGGCGCGGGGCGGGAGCCGGGGCTGCATCCTGAAGTGGGGGGCGGGGGCGCTGGGGCGCGTCCCAGGCCGTGGGAGGGACAGCGGCCGTGGGCGACGAGGGTCTGGGAGGGTTGGGCCGGTGCACACTTCGCTTCCGTCCCGGCGGCCCACGTGCAGGTAAAGGGTCGTACAAACCTGGGTCCTGGCCGGGACCCAGGGCTGGCCCTCCTGTGTCAGAGCGAGGGAGAAACCGCTGCGGCCGCGCAGGGCACGGTCAGGGGTCCCGGGACTCCCAAGACTCCAGGGGTCCCGGGGCTCCCACCGCGGCGCCGGGCGGGAAGATGCCCGGGCGGAAGGTAAAATGAGACCTTCCGAGGCGGCGGCCCGCCAGGCTCCCAAAAGCTCGGCGCTCGGGGCGCTGGGAGCCCCACAGCTCCGCCCTGCCCACTTTCGAGCTCCCCGCCCTCGACCCGCTGCATCAGCTGTTCAAACCTGGTAAGAAATTCAAGACGGCGACAGCAGAGCCCTAATGAAACCAAGCGCGCAGTGGCTGCGAAGCCGCGCCCGGGCCTCCCGCACCCGCGCCCTCCTCCCCGCGGCTGGGAATCCCGCAGCCCTCTCGCCCACCGGCCCCGGCCCACGCAGGCAGACGGCATCCGCGTTCTCCCCGGGGTCCCCGACGGGAGACGGTGGCGGAGACCCGGGCGGCCTTCCCGCCGCGCCCCCGGGTTCAGGCACCCACCGCACGGCTGCAGATGGAACACGCGCCTGGTGGCCGCGGCCATGGCACACTCGCGCACTCACGGCCGGGCTCCTCACGCGGCGCTCCGGCGCTTCGGGACCCCAAACTCGGCGACTCGGGCGGGCCAGCAGCGGGAGCCGGCGACACACCCCCGCGCCGCGCCTGGGTCCTAATGCCGCTCAGACGCCACGCCCGGGCGCGGTAGGCAGAGCTGCCGAGGGCTGGGACCCGGCCGCCCGCCCCGCGCCCTCACCCGCGGGAGGCTGCTCCAGCCGGGCTGGGCTGCTCCCCGCCGCTCGCAGCTGCTGGGCCAAACCGAGTAGACCCGGCTCCTTCGAGCCTGTGCGCGCCGGACCCAGCAAACCCAGCGTCGCGGGGTTAGGGGCTGGACGGGGCCGGGGAGCTTCTGGGAAAACGTTCGACTGCACCACGAGCCCACCGAGCTGTGCGACTGAGGCAGACCCCGGGAGGGCTTCCCCCGCGTCCGCTTTAAGTACGCGGCCGGCCCCTGTCTCCTCCCTTCGACCGGGGACCTCCGCAGGACCACGCCCGCTGGCTGCCCCGCCTCCTGCATTTATCCCGGTAGCTCCGGCCGCaagtccttctcctcctcctccaggaagcgcGCCCCGACTGACTAGACGGACCTCCGTGCATTCCCCGGGCTACGCCCTCGCGCGCTGAGACGGCGCTCTCCGAGCTCGGCTGCTTTGGGTTTTCGCTGCGAGCCTCGCCAACGTATCTACCAGCCTCTTCACGTCCTCGGCCTTCTATGAGGTCAAGGTCATGGTTCGCCCCCTTTTTCCTTCCCCAAATGGCCCTTGCGCCCTGTCCCCTTTCCTGGACCGGCTGCGACCCGCCCGGGGACGCGCCTTTTCGGGGCGCTTAGTCTCCTGCGAGTAGGGCGTGTGCGCGTGTGGGTGCGCGTGCTGCGATGCGGTCTGGCAAATGCAGCTGACGAACCCCTGGCCTGATCCACGGTGGCTCCCGGTAGAAGGCTCTACGGCCCTTGGAAGCGGAACACGCAGCTCCGTAAACGTTAACCCACCTCCCGACCCCTCCGGCCGCCATTGCTTTCCGGCTCAGCCGCGCTGGGACGGAGTCCTCGGCCACTGTGCCCCAACCATGGTACAGGAACGGGGACAGGCCGGGGCAAGCCCACCTCTGCGAAGGAAGGGCTTCTGGCGCTTTGGGGAAGCCTCATGCATAGGTTGGGTGAGTAAGGCTGGCCCAGTTCCCCTCCCGGCAAGATAAGAACGCATTAGGAGGGAAGCGCTGGAGTGCTCCTCTTGGCGACGGATGGCCTGGGGCTCCGCGACGGACTGAGTACACCATCCTCCCCCAGCGCGACTCCAGGAGGCCTTGTGGAAGATCCCAACACCATGACCTGCAACTGACTTGGGGCTGGCCACATAGTATTTTAGCAGGGGTGACTCTGGAGAGACACCAGGTCATCCTGCGCACCCCTTGGGACCTTTCCTAGACGCCCTCTAGCTAGAGCTCCAGTCCAGGCACTGACTCCCGGATGGCgggtggaggctgagggagagctGAAGGACACAGGCGGATGTCGCCCCCGGAGCATGGCTGCATAGGTGGCATGCAGGCTGGATCCCTGAAAAGCCACCTTGCCACCCCCAGCCTCTCCCATCTGGGAATGCCTTGGCTTCTGCACCTGCTCCCAGCAGCTCCCAAACACCTGGTCCTTCCAACCCACTTGTTCCAGGAAAGCCTGTGGGATGGAGGGCGCTTCCCCTTACCACAGTCTCCTCAGCGCTCCTCAAAGGACCTAACCCCTCAGCCCACTGAGGAAAGAGGAGCCCATGACCAAGCCTCCCCTCTCTCCGCTCCCTGACCGTCTCTCAAAGGAACTGGCACTGAGCCCTTCTCTGCTACACCTGTGCTCTGCCCCTGCGGTTCTGTTCCCTCGGCCCTCCTGGAGGGAACCCCTGAGGCCCAcacccctgctgcctccagactGACCCTGTTTCAGAGGCTGTTTCCTTCAGTCCTCCCACCTGCCTCCTGTCCTGTGTAGATCGTCTGACGCTGAAGGCAAATACTGGTGCCCCAGATCTCCTGTCCTGTGCCCCACTGGGTCCTTACATAGGCAGGCAGGCTGAGGGACCCAGACGCAGGCACCCACTTTCCCTCTCATTCCCTCCCTTGGGGTCTCAGACTTTACTGGGCTGTGGACTTGAAACTGTAACCGCTGGGTTAGGGTTCCACAAGGCGCACTTAACAGTTTTCTGCTGTCCTCCCCTGATGCCACTTATCTTGCCTGTGGATTGTAGAATCTGGGGTCTGAAGTAAATGTATAACATCTCATTtttaggccgggcttggtggctcacacctggaatcccagcacttcgggaggcagaagtgagaggattgctcaagctcaggaattcgagaccagcctgggcaacacggtgaaaccccgtctctactaaaattacaaaaacttagccaggcatggtggcacatgcctgtggtcccagccactcagcaggctggggtgggaggattgtttgagccagggaggtcaaggctgcagtgagccaagactgcatcactgcactccagccgtggtgacagagagaaaccctgtctcaaaaaaaaaaaaaaaaaaaaaaaaaggctcattttaaaaacaaaacattccccggccgggcgcggtggctcacgcctgtaatcccagcactttgggaggccgaagtgggcggatcacgaggtccagagatggagaccatcctggcaaaccaacatgctaaaaccccccctctctactaaaaatacaaaaaaattagctgggcatagaggcgcatgcctgtagtcccagctactcgggaagctgaggcaggagagttgcttgaacccggcaggtggaagttgcagtgagccgagatcgtgccactgcactccagcccaggcgacagagcgagactccatctcaaaaaaaaaaaaaaaaaattcccttaaaGCCCCTTGCCCTCCGGGTGCTGCCTTATCCCTCAGCTACATTTAAGAGGAAGTTTCTCCAGAGCTCCATGCCCCTCCCGCTATGTCTCTTCAACCGACTCATACCTGTCTTTTGTCCCCACCACACCACTGAAACtgctgagactccatctcaaaaacaaacacacaaaacaaaacaaaaaacaaaaagtaaaccaggtgcggtggcacatacctataatcccagctactagggaggatgagatgggaggatcccttgagcccaggagtgctgagaccagcttgggcaacatagggagacccacccgtctcaaaacaaacaaaaaacccaaaggaATGTTAAaggcagatatctccatggaggCATTTCAGGCCTATGACGCCCTCCCGAAGCTCTCttctccatcctccatcctccattCCACTCAGGCTTTCTGGTCTAGCCTAATGGGCATCCCAGCCAGATACTCCCGACTCccctctgcctccttcctctcACCCCGGATGGCCACATTTCACTgagtcattttatttctttgatttttattttgttgaggcagagtctcactctgccacccaggctggagtgcagtggcacaaacacggctcaccgtagccttgatctcctggcctcaggcgatcctcccacatcagctgggactacaggtgtgcaccactgtgtctggctaattttttttttttttttttttttgagagaaatggggtctcactctgtctcacaggctggagtgcagcgatgcaatcttggctcactgcaacctccgtctcccaggttcaagcgattctcccgcctcagcctccccaggagctgggattacagtcatgcaccaccatgcctggctaattttttttttttttttttttgaaacagagttttgcactgttgcccaggctggagtgcagtggcgccatctcggctcactgcaagctctacctcctgggttcacgccattttcctgcctcagcctcccgagtagctgggactacaggcaccagccaccatgcccggctaattttttgtacttctagtagagatgggatttcaccctgttagccaggatggtctcgatttcctgacctcgtgatctgcctgccatgcctggctaatttttgtatttttggtagagggggttttgccatgttggctaggctggtcttgaactcctggcctcaggtgatccactgcctcggcctcccaaagtgctggggttacaggcatgagccactgtgcctg contains the following coding sequences:
- the SLC4A11 gene encoding solute carrier family 4 member 11 isoform X25, which codes for MSQNGYFEDSTGSLGYYKCDTDDTFEAREEILGDEAFDTANSSIVSGESIRFFVNVNLEMQATNSENEATSGGCVLLHTSRKYLKLKNFKEEIRAHRDLDGFLAQASIVLNETATSLDDVLRTMLRRFAQDPDNNEPNCNLDLLMAMLFTDAGAPMQGKVHLLSDTIQGVTATVTGVRYQQSWLCIICTMKALQKRHVCISRLVRPQNWGENSCEVRFVILVLAPPKMKSTKTAMEVARTFATMFSDIAFRQKLLETRTEEEFKEALVHQRQLLTMVSHGPVAPRTKERGTVSLPAHRHPEPPKCKDFVPFGKGIREDIARRFPLYPLDFTDGIIGKNKAVGKYITTTLFLYFACLLPTIAFGSLNDENTDGAIDVQKTIAGQSIGGLLYALFSGQPLVILLTTAPLALYIQVIRVICDDYDLDFNSFYAWTGLWNSFFLALYAFFNLSLVMSLFKRSTEEIIALFISITFVLDAVKGMVKIFWKYYYGHYLDDYHTKRTSSLVSLSGLGASLNASLHTALNASFLASPTELPSATHSGQATAVLSLLIMLGTLWLGYTLYQFKKSPYLHPCVREILSDCALPIAVLAFSLISSHGFREIEMSKFRYNPSESPFAMAQIQSLSLRAISGAMGLGFLLSMLFFIEQNLVAALVNAPENRLVKGTAYHWDLLLLAIINTGLSLFGLPWIHAAYPHSPLHVRALALVEERVENGHIYDTIVNVKETRLTSLGASVLVGLSLLLLPVPLQWIPKPVLYGLFLYIALTSLDGNQLVQRVALLLKEQTAYPPTHYIRRVPQRKIHYFTGLQVLQLLLLCAFGMSSLPYMKMIFPLIMIAMIPIRYILLPRIIEAKYLDVMDAEHRP
- the SLC4A11 gene encoding solute carrier family 4 member 11 isoform X24 — encoded protein: MSQNGYFEDSTGSLGYYKCDTDDTFEAREEILGDEAFDTANSSIVSGESIRFFVNVNLEMQATNSAENEATSGGCVLLHTSRKYLKLKNFKEEIRAHRDLDGFLAQASIVLNETATSLDDVLRTMLRRFAQDPDNNEPNCNLDLLMAMLFTDAGAPMQGKVHLLSDTIQGVTATVTGVRYQQSWLCIICTMKALQKRHVCISRLVRPQNWGENSCEVRFVILVLAPPKMKSTKTAMEVARTFATMFSDIAFRQKLLETRTEEEFKEALVHQRQLLTMVSHGPVAPRTKERGTVSLPAHRHPEPPKCKDFVPFGKGIREDIARRFPLYPLDFTDGIIGKNKAVGKYITTTLFLYFACLLPTIAFGSLNDENTDGAIDVQKTIAGQSIGGLLYALFSGQPLVILLTTAPLALYIQVIRVICDDYDLDFNSFYAWTGLWNSFFLALYAFFNLSLVMSLFKRSTEEIIALFISITFVLDAVKGMVKIFWKYYYGHYLDDYHTKRTSSLVSLSGLGASLNASLHTALNASFLASPTELPSATHSGQATAVLSLLIMLGTLWLGYTLYQFKKSPYLHPCVREILSDCALPIAVLAFSLISSHGFREIEMSKFRYNPSESPFAMAQIQSLSLRAISGAMGLGFLLSMLFFIEQNLVAALVNAPENRLVKGTAYHWDLLLLAIINTGLSLFGLPWIHAAYPHSPLHVRALALVEERVENGHIYDTIVNVKETRLTSLGASVLVGLSLLLLPVPLQWIPKPVLYGLFLYIALTSLDGNQLVQRVALLLKEQTAYPPTHYIRRVPQRKIHYFTGLQVLQLLLLCAFGMSSLPYMKMIFPLIMIAMIPIRYILLPRIIEAKYLDVMDAEHRP